GAAGCTATTTACAACTTGCAAAAGATGATTGATATTTATAATAAGGATTTAGTTTTTTATTCTGATAATGAGTTTATTATTTATAGTGATAATAATAATGATGAAACTAGCGATGAAGATATTAATAATATACATAATATTTTAATAAGTGCTTATTATCATATAGGTGCTTCTAAAGGCAATTTAAAAGAGTACGAAGAGTCCATAAAATATTTTGATAAAACTATAGAGCTTAATGATAAACATTGCGATGCTTATTATGGCAGGGGAGTTTCTAAATATAATATAGGTTTATGTAATGAGGCTATAGAGGATTTTAATAAAACTTTAGAATTAAATTCTGATTTTAAAGATGCTTATTTTGTTAGAGCTTTATCTTATGCTAAGATAGATAAACATAAAGAGGCTATTGATGATTTTAATACATTATTAACGAAGTATGATGAAATTAATTATATGTATTATTATTATAGAGGTTTGTCCAAATTTGATTTAAATTTATTTGAAGAAGCCATTGAAGATTTTACTATTGCTGCAGATTATTTGCCTGATGAAAGTTATATATATCATGATAGAGCTTTAGCTTATTCCAATTTGAATATGTTTGAAGAGGCTATAAATGATTATAATAAGGCTATAGAGCTTAATGAAACAGATATTGGTTCTTATTATAACAGAGCTTTAATGTACTCTGAATTAGAAGAATATAATAAAGCTATAGAAGATTATAATAAAGTTTTGGAATTAAATCCTGATGACAAAAGTGCCATTTATAATAAGGCTTTATGCAAACAGAATTTAGATTTATTTGAGGAAGCTATTGATTATTTTGATATATTTATAAAATTTAATCCTTCTTATGCTGATGCATATTATTATAGAGGAAATGCTAAGGCTAATTTAAAACTCTATGAAGAAGCTATTGAAGATTATAATAAAACTTTAGAATTAGATAATGGTTATATAGAGGCATATTATTGCAGAGGAAATGCTGAATCTGATTTAGAACTTTATGAAGAAGCTATTGAAGATTATAATAAAACTTTAGAATTAGATAATAGTTATACAGATGCATATTATTATAGAGGAAATGCTGAATCTGATTTAGAACTTTATGAAGAAGCTATTGAAGATTATAATAAAGTTTTGGAATTAGATAATAGTTATACAGATGCATATTATTATAGAGGAAATGCTAAAGCTGATTTAGAACTCTATGAAGAAGCTATTGAAGATTATAATAAAGTTTTAGAATTAGATAATGATTATCTAGAGGCTTATTATGAAATAGCTATGGCAAAGATTAATTTGAATTTATATGATGAGGCAATGAAAGATTTTGATAAAGCTTTATATAATGCAAATTCAGATTCTGATAAGGCTTATTTATATAGTTTGAAAGGCACTTTAAATGAAATGTCACAACACTATGATGAAGCCATAAAGAATTATACTAAGGCGATAAAACTTGGATATGAATGTTATTATGGAAGAGCTATTGCCAAATATAATGCTGGGTTAATAAAAGAATCTATTAGTGATTATAACAAGGCTATAAAATTAGAAGCTGATAATTATAAAATATATTATGATAAAGGTATTGCTGAACTTGATTTATCTTTGTATGAAGAGGCCATTAAAGATTTTGATAAGTATATAGAATTAAATCCTAATTATGATGAAGCCTATTATAATAGGGGTCTTGCTAATGAGGGATTGGACAATTATGAAGAAGCTTCTAAAGATTATGAAATGACTGTGAAATTAAATAAAGAACATGAATATGCTTTTAATAATTTGGGAAGCTGTTATGTGAAATTAAAAGAATATGACAAGGCATTAGAAAATTTATATAAAGCATTAGAAATAAATTCTGAACTTGCCCTTCCTCCTAATAATATAGGAGAAGTGAAATCAAGATTGGCTTTAAAAGAAAAAAACAATATAGAAAATTATAATAAATTGAATAGTGAAGCATTAGAGTATTTTAATAAATCTTATGAAATAGCTTTAGAAAAGAATGATGGATATGAAATGAATGCGATTATGGATAATATGAAAGAATTAGCAGCTGAAAATATAGAGCCAGCAATAGAGTTCTTAAAAAATAATAATATAGATTATTAAAATATACCTAGAGTTTTTATTGTTAAAAGAACTGCATTTTTTTAGCTAAAAATACAAGTATTATTTTATACTAATACATATTCCTAAGATATTAGCTATAGTATGTGCGTTTTTTGCAACTTTTTTGAGCGACAAAAAAGTTGATAAAAAATTATTGTTTTAATATACACTGAAAATTTTTAACTTTTTTATTTTAGTTACTTGCAGGGCTTTGCCCCGCACCCCACTTCTTTTGGCGACCGAAGGAAGTGCCTGTGGGTATGGCCCAAAGAAGCAAAAAGCCTGAATTGTTTTAGCTTAAAATGTTGATATTATATTATAGTTTATACATATTCAAAACATACAAGTTAATCCAAAATCACTTATTAAAAGTATAAGCCAAGTATATATGAATCTGCTGCTAGCATTATTAAACTTTATATTAATTCTTATTTTATAATTATTATTGGTGTCAGTATTAAGAGTTTTTGTTTTCATATAAAACCTTTGATTATTATGTAAATCTTTATAAGAATATCCATTAATTTCATAATAGCTTTTATATTCTGTATTCATATCATACTTTTGAGAAAATTCTCTTATTGAACCGACACTTACTTCTATATTTTGTAATTTTTTCAATGCTTCTTCTAAATTATTTATTTTTATATTTGTAAACTGCATTATCGGCTGTGATAATTCATAGTCCTCAAGCTGTTTTTTCCATTTTGATATAATACTCTCTTCCATTTCTATAGGGCTTGATAAACTTACAAAATAATTATCATTTATATTTACTGTATCATCATCGCAGTTGGTATAGCTTCCGTCGCCTGAATATCTAAATGTTGTTATAAAATTATTATTTTCATCAAATAAATTCCAAACTAAATTAATAGCAAATATATTCATTATTGGATTATCAATAAATATTTCTTTAAAAAAATTAAAATCGTACTTTTTTCCTGCTAATAGAATCTTTATTAAATTATTACTCTGATTTTTTATAATATTTGGAATTTCTTTTTTTATGTATTTAATTTCTTCTTTTATACTATTATCAAAATTTTTAGGTATTTGTTTTAATGTTTTATTTTCTTTGATATCAAACAATTCTATAGTATAATTATTTTTTAAAATTATTTTATATTGATTATTATTTATTATTTTCTCTGCGTTTCTATCAAATCCGAAATTTTCTACAGCTTTTAATCCGAATTCATAAACACTCAAATTATTTTCTTTTGCCATCTTATCAATTATTATTTCTGTCATCTCTCTTATTTCAGATTTTTTACTTTTTCTAAATACATTATAAAGCATATTAACAGCATATTTACTGTTTTTATTAATAGAAAATGCAAGCAAACATAATTTTGAATCTTTTTCTTTTTTATAAATCTCTCTTAATGCCCCATCTCCTCCATATATTGCATACATAATGAGAGAAGTTTCTTTATTGGTACTTGTGTATATTGTTTTAATTGCATTTATAAAAGACTTTTCATCAAGCAAATTTATAATATAATCTATTTGTTTTATTCTGTAGACTTCTCTTTTTAATTCTAAATATGATAAGTAAATATATTTTATTATTCTTTTATCTATATTTTCTATTTCTATATCATCTATAAATTTTACTTTTTTATCATCTTTTTTATTATAGTTCTTATCTATATAATCATAAACTTCTTCTATACTATTAAAACTTTCAATATAATTTGGTATTAATTCTTTTAATTCATTATAAAAATTATTTATTAAATATCTTTTAGGAAGATTGATTTTTTTATTTTTACGATTTTCTATAGTTTTGTATACTTCTTTGGCATTGTTTTTTATAAAATCATTTAAATTATTTTTTTCTTCTTTATCTAAAGTCAAAGCATATAAATAAGTTTTAAATTTAAAAGTTAATTCTAATGCAGAATCTTTATTAAAATTAGTCATATCTGAAATATTATCAATATACCAATCATCTAAATTTTGATTGAATGCATAAGCTGATGAAAACATTTTAGCCATATCTTTTACTTTTGCAGTATCCCAATTATTAAGAGGCTGATTAAAACTTTTAGCTCCCTCAAACATGCTATTCATATTTGTTACATTGCTTACATCCCAATCATTCAAAGGCTGATTAAATTTTTCAGCAGAGAAAAACATACTAGCCATATTTTTTACTTTAGAAACATTCCATTTGCTTATATCTTTATTGAAATTCCTACTATCAGTAAACATACCAGACATATTTTCTACATTAGAAGTATCCCATTTAAATAAAGGCTGATCAAATTTATAAGCAGATGAAAACATATTAATCATACTTTCTACATTACTTACATTCCAGTCATTTATATCTTGATTAAAACTTTCAGCCTCATGAAACATATTGTTCATATTTTTAACTTTGCTTACATTCCAATTATTAAGAGGCTGATTGAAACTTTTAGCATTCATAAACATACCATTCATATTTGTTACATTGCTTACGTCCCAATCATTCAAAGGCTGATTAAATTTTTCAGCCAAGAAAAACATATTAGCCATATTTTTTACTTTAGAAACATTCCATTTACTAATATCTTTATTGAAATTTCTATTTAAAAAAAACATACCAGACATATCTTCTACATTAGAAGTATCCCAATTTTCTATACCATCATAATTATCTCTATTAAAAACCTCAAATAAGCGTGACATATCAGTTATTAGGCTAGTATCAATATCGCCCAAATAAATACTTTCATCTGTTACTAAATCTTTTAATTCTTTTCTGCTTGTAGGTTTATATTTCATATTTACTCCTATAATATTAATAATTAAATATTCTTTTTGAAGTGTTGTTAATAAAGTCAATTATGTATTTGTATTGGGGCTAATTTACTTTATAATATACCTAAACAACTATATTTTGTCAAAAATAATTTTTAAGTTTTTTGTTCTCGTGGACTAGCCCCCCTGCGAAGCGTGCCCTTACGGTACGCACCCATAGTTCTTTTGCCGATAGGCACCTACTCGGTATTGGTATAAAAGAAGCAAAAGAACTGCATTTTTTATTATAAATTTTATAATTTAATTGTACATTAAAATGCACTCCCCCGCACGACTAAGAAGTTATAATTAAAGCATAGCATTACTGTGCGGTAAGGTGGTACAGCTCGTACATATTCTAAAAAATATTGTTTTAATATATAATATAACAAATACATAAACGGACGAACAATTATGAAAAAAGTTTTTTATATAGCTATTCTTTTTACTCTTATTTTCTCAAACGTGTATGCAAAAGATAAAGTGTATGTTATAAAAAAATTAGAGTTTCAGGAGGTAAATAGATGGTACGCCTCATATATAAAAAATGGATTAGAAGAGGCTAAAGAAAATGAAGCTTCTTTGATAATACTTGAGCTCGATACACCGGGCGGACTTCTGTCTTCTGCATTAGAAATAAAAAACGCATTGATAGAAAGCGAGATACCAGTGGCAGCATATATAAACAAAAATGCATTATCTGCGGGAGCTTTGATATCTTTAAGCTGCTCAGAAATTTATATGTCTGACGGAAGTATTATAGGGGCGGCTACTCCTGTATATCTTCAAGGTGGAGAGCCAAAGAAGGCAAGCGAAAAGGAAGTTAGTGCTATGCGTGCTGCTATGAGGGCTTCTGCTGAACACTCTAAAAAAAATGCAAAGGCTGCTGAGGCTATGGTTGATGAAACTATTGTATTAACTAAAAAAGATGACGGCATTGATTTGGACGATAAAACATTACTTACATTGAGTGCTGATGAGGCTGTTCAAATAAATATTGCAAATAGCAAAGCAAACTCTGTAGAAGAAATTCTAAAAATAAAAAATATTGATGATTATGAGATAATAAATTTTGAAGAAGGACTGTATGATTTTATTTTAAGATTTTTAAGTAATCCTGCAGTGTTGAGCATATTAATATCTATTGCTATAGCTGGAATATATTTAGAGATAAAAACTCCGGGTTTTGGTATAGGCGGTGTAATTGCTATAGTATGTTTCTTTTTATTTTTTACGGCACAATTTTTTATTGGCGACAGCGGATTTATTGCACCTGCTGTGTTTTTGCTTGGTATAGTTTTACTTGCTTTAGAGATTTTTGTTATACCGGGTTTTGGAGTTACAGGAATTGCAGGAATAATCGCCATATTTGCAAGCATATTTATGTCTTTTGGTATAGCCAATATATCTCAAGCTGTATTTGTAATTTTTGTTTCGCTTATTATAGACATTATACTTATAATATTAATGGCAAGATTTATGACAAAATCTAAAGTATTTAAAAGTAAAATGTTCTTAGAAACAGATACATCAGGCTATCATTCAAGTGAGTCTTATGATGATTTACTTGGGCTTGAGGGAATAGCTTATACACCTTTTAGACCATCAGGAAACATTTTAATTGATGATAAAAAATATGATGCTATTAGTGAAGG
This is a stretch of genomic DNA from Brachyspira sp. SAP_772. It encodes these proteins:
- a CDS encoding tetratricopeptide repeat protein yields the protein MIKKEIEQLYELGKNAFIEERYKEAIYNLQKMIDIYNKDLVFYSDNEFIIYSDNNNDETSDEDINNIHNILISAYYHIGASKGNLKEYEESIKYFDKTIELNDKHCDAYYGRGVSKYNIGLCNEAIEDFNKTLELNSDFKDAYFVRALSYAKIDKHKEAIDDFNTLLTKYDEINYMYYYYRGLSKFDLNLFEEAIEDFTIAADYLPDESYIYHDRALAYSNLNMFEEAINDYNKAIELNETDIGSYYNRALMYSELEEYNKAIEDYNKVLELNPDDKSAIYNKALCKQNLDLFEEAIDYFDIFIKFNPSYADAYYYRGNAKANLKLYEEAIEDYNKTLELDNGYIEAYYCRGNAESDLELYEEAIEDYNKTLELDNSYTDAYYYRGNAESDLELYEEAIEDYNKVLELDNSYTDAYYYRGNAKADLELYEEAIEDYNKVLELDNDYLEAYYEIAMAKINLNLYDEAMKDFDKALYNANSDSDKAYLYSLKGTLNEMSQHYDEAIKNYTKAIKLGYECYYGRAIAKYNAGLIKESISDYNKAIKLEADNYKIYYDKGIAELDLSLYEEAIKDFDKYIELNPNYDEAYYNRGLANEGLDNYEEASKDYEMTVKLNKEHEYAFNNLGSCYVKLKEYDKALENLYKALEINSELALPPNNIGEVKSRLALKEKNNIENYNKLNSEALEYFNKSYEIALEKNDGYEMNAIMDNMKELAAENIEPAIEFLKNNNIDY
- a CDS encoding BspA family leucine-rich repeat surface protein, with translation MKYKPTSRKELKDLVTDESIYLGDIDTSLITDMSRLFEVFNRDNYDGIENWDTSNVEDMSGMFFLNRNFNKDISKWNVSKVKNMANMFFLAEKFNQPLNDWDVSNVTNMNGMFMNAKSFNQPLNNWNVSKVKNMNNMFHEAESFNQDINDWNVSNVESMINMFSSAYKFDQPLFKWDTSNVENMSGMFTDSRNFNKDISKWNVSKVKNMASMFFSAEKFNQPLNDWDVSNVTNMNSMFEGAKSFNQPLNNWDTAKVKDMAKMFSSAYAFNQNLDDWYIDNISDMTNFNKDSALELTFKFKTYLYALTLDKEEKNNLNDFIKNNAKEVYKTIENRKNKKINLPKRYLINNFYNELKELIPNYIESFNSIEEVYDYIDKNYNKKDDKKVKFIDDIEIENIDKRIIKYIYLSYLELKREVYRIKQIDYIINLLDEKSFINAIKTIYTSTNKETSLIMYAIYGGDGALREIYKKEKDSKLCLLAFSINKNSKYAVNMLYNVFRKSKKSEIREMTEIIIDKMAKENNLSVYEFGLKAVENFGFDRNAEKIINNNQYKIILKNNYTIELFDIKENKTLKQIPKNFDNSIKEEIKYIKKEIPNIIKNQSNNLIKILLAGKKYDFNFFKEIFIDNPIMNIFAINLVWNLFDENNNFITTFRYSGDGSYTNCDDDTVNINDNYFVSLSSPIEMEESIISKWKKQLEDYELSQPIMQFTNIKINNLEEALKKLQNIEVSVGSIREFSQKYDMNTEYKSYYEINGYSYKDLHNNQRFYMKTKTLNTDTNNNYKIRINIKFNNASSRFIYTWLILLISDFGLTCMF
- a CDS encoding nodulation protein NfeD, whose product is MKKVFYIAILFTLIFSNVYAKDKVYVIKKLEFQEVNRWYASYIKNGLEEAKENEASLIILELDTPGGLLSSALEIKNALIESEIPVAAYINKNALSAGALISLSCSEIYMSDGSIIGAATPVYLQGGEPKKASEKEVSAMRAAMRASAEHSKKNAKAAEAMVDETIVLTKKDDGIDLDDKTLLTLSADEAVQINIANSKANSVEEILKIKNIDDYEIINFEEGLYDFILRFLSNPAVLSILISIAIAGIYLEIKTPGFGIGGVIAIVCFFLFFTAQFFIGDSGFIAPAVFLLGIVLLALEIFVIPGFGVTGIAGIIAIFASIFMSFGIANISQAVFVIFVSLIIDIILIILMARFMTKSKVFKSKMFLETDTSGYHSSESYDDLLGLEGIAYTPFRPSGNILIDDKKYDAISEGEFIQKDAKLKVILVNGNKIVVKEIKE